The following coding sequences lie in one Psychrobacter arenosus genomic window:
- the dxs gene encoding 1-deoxy-D-xylulose-5-phosphate synthase — translation MQQTPHSSQSRSLSSSTHPDVANNPPKQQPLQQVYSEIPRSRPLTPLLDRVDAPDDLKSLSQEQLIQLADELRLYLLYSAGQSGGHFGANLGVVELTIALHYLLNAPDDQLVWDVGHQAYAHKVLTGRRDQLGTIRAKDGLTAFPERAESAYDTFGVGHSSTAISAGLGMSLALRHLGKPHKVACVVGDGAMTGGMAFEAMNDAVQQNADLLVILNDNDMSISCSIGGFSRHLAMLWESGYQVDITATGKPRLRHRPDMQAHDRRMRHHQQRDVPQVADNLFKAIGFTYFGPFDGHNLPELLRVLSLAKQVSGPVLVHIYTTKGKGFAPAEVDPVGYHAIGKLAPETAANDPAAAEPKAALPVKKKFAQVFGEFICDKASLDTDLLAITPAMEEGSGMTEFARTFPERFFDVAIAEQHAVTLAGGMATQGVKPIVAIYSTFLQRGYDQLIHDVALQDLDVMFAIDRAGLVGEDGATHAGVFDFSFLRCIPNIIIAAPKDENECYQLLNTCYEHPGCSAVRYPRGTGTGAAIVKPAACYEVGRAVVESVQGSAQAKTKLAVLAFGTMVTTAEQAAAALLSAHTDCQITVVNMRWVKPIDAQLLSELLAQGITHIATLEEHVIMGGAGSAVNEYLLSLPQPKTLPVLLNMGIPDRFIAHGSHAEQLADCELDVAGVSAQLTAFIQ, via the coding sequence ATGCAGCAGACACCTCACTCCTCACAGTCTAGGTCATTATCGTCATCAACGCATCCCGATGTGGCTAATAACCCGCCGAAGCAGCAACCGTTACAGCAGGTTTATTCAGAGATACCGCGCAGTCGCCCCCTAACGCCTTTGTTAGATAGGGTTGATGCCCCCGATGACCTCAAGTCTCTAAGCCAGGAGCAATTGATCCAACTGGCGGATGAGCTGCGCCTGTACCTATTGTACTCTGCGGGCCAAAGCGGTGGGCATTTTGGTGCCAACTTAGGCGTGGTAGAGCTTACCATTGCCTTGCATTATCTATTAAACGCGCCTGATGACCAGTTGGTTTGGGACGTAGGCCATCAAGCTTACGCGCATAAAGTTTTGACTGGTCGTCGTGACCAGCTCGGCACTATCCGCGCCAAAGATGGTCTAACTGCTTTTCCTGAGCGCGCAGAATCTGCTTACGATACTTTTGGGGTAGGGCATTCTTCTACGGCGATTTCTGCCGGTTTGGGGATGAGTCTAGCGCTGCGTCATCTAGGCAAGCCGCATAAAGTAGCTTGCGTAGTAGGTGACGGTGCGATGACCGGTGGTATGGCGTTTGAAGCCATGAACGATGCTGTCCAACAAAACGCTGATTTGCTGGTTATTTTAAATGACAATGACATGTCTATCTCTTGCTCCATTGGGGGCTTCTCTCGGCATTTAGCTATGCTGTGGGAATCAGGCTATCAAGTAGATATCACGGCAACCGGCAAGCCTAGATTGCGGCACCGTCCTGACATGCAAGCGCACGACCGCCGTATGCGCCATCATCAACAGCGCGATGTGCCGCAAGTCGCCGACAATCTATTCAAAGCCATTGGCTTTACCTATTTTGGTCCTTTCGATGGCCATAACTTGCCCGAGCTATTGCGCGTGTTAAGTTTGGCTAAGCAAGTTTCCGGTCCGGTCTTGGTGCATATCTATACGACGAAAGGTAAGGGGTTTGCCCCTGCTGAAGTGGATCCTGTAGGCTATCATGCCATTGGTAAGCTAGCGCCTGAAACTGCGGCTAATGACCCAGCGGCTGCCGAACCTAAAGCAGCATTACCAGTTAAAAAGAAATTCGCCCAAGTTTTCGGGGAATTTATTTGCGATAAGGCTTCGCTAGATACTGATCTATTAGCGATTACCCCAGCGATGGAAGAAGGGTCGGGCATGACCGAGTTTGCCCGAACTTTTCCTGAGCGTTTTTTCGACGTGGCTATTGCTGAGCAGCATGCCGTGACGTTGGCTGGCGGCATGGCCACCCAAGGCGTCAAACCTATCGTAGCTATTTATTCGACCTTTTTGCAGCGCGGTTATGATCAATTGATTCATGATGTGGCTCTGCAAGATTTAGATGTCATGTTTGCGATTGATCGGGCGGGCCTGGTCGGTGAAGATGGGGCTACCCATGCCGGCGTGTTTGATTTTAGCTTTCTGCGCTGCATACCCAACATTATCATCGCTGCCCCAAAAGATGAAAATGAATGCTATCAGTTGTTAAACACCTGCTACGAGCATCCGGGCTGTAGCGCTGTGCGTTACCCACGTGGTACGGGAACCGGCGCTGCTATCGTGAAGCCTGCGGCATGCTATGAGGTAGGTCGTGCGGTAGTTGAGTCGGTTCAAGGTAGCGCTCAGGCCAAGACTAAGTTAGCGGTATTGGCTTTTGGCACGATGGTGACGACGGCAGAACAAGCTGCAGCGGCGTTATTGTCTGCCCATACAGATTGTCAGATTACCGTTGTGAATATGCGTTGGGTTAAACCTATAGATGCCCAGCTGCTAAGCGAATTATTGGCGCAGGGGATTACCCATATTGCGACCTTAGAAGAGCACGTCATCATGGGCGGAGCAGGCAGTGCCGTCAATGAATATTTATTGTCTTTACCTCAACCTAAAACCTTGCCAGTGCTGTTAAATATGGGTATTCCTGATCGCTTTATTGCGCACGGTAGCCATGCAGAGCAGTTGGCAGATTGTGAGCTAGATGTCGCTGGAGTCAGCGCCCAACTTACTGCGTTTATCCAGTAA
- the ribA gene encoding GTP cyclohydrolase II translates to MSYQFITSAKLPTTYGIFDMHMFENAAGQEHVMLTVGLPMVAPLAQSAPAPLVRIHSECLTGDAFSSLKCDCGPQLNAAMAAIQQAGCGAILYLRQEGRGIGLTNKIRAYALQDQGHDTLDANLMLGLPADARVYDMCGPMLAHVGVDKVRLLTNNPNKVAYLNEYGIEVTERVPLLVGVNHHNSAYLATKRDRMGHIFSEELAPEVDNSER, encoded by the coding sequence ATGTCATATCAATTTATCACCAGTGCTAAGCTTCCGACCACTTATGGCATCTTTGACATGCATATGTTTGAAAATGCTGCCGGCCAAGAGCATGTCATGCTTACGGTAGGCTTGCCTATGGTGGCACCCCTAGCTCAGTCAGCACCAGCGCCGTTAGTCCGTATCCATTCAGAATGTCTGACCGGCGATGCGTTTAGCTCGCTTAAATGCGACTGTGGTCCGCAGCTTAATGCGGCTATGGCGGCTATCCAACAAGCGGGTTGCGGGGCTATTTTATACTTGCGCCAAGAAGGTCGCGGTATTGGTCTCACCAATAAAATTCGCGCCTATGCCTTGCAAGATCAAGGTCATGATACTTTGGATGCCAATTTGATGTTGGGCTTGCCTGCCGATGCCCGAGTTTACGACATGTGCGGGCCTATGCTGGCGCACGTTGGGGTAGATAAGGTGCGTCTGCTGACCAATAACCCTAACAAGGTGGCGTATCTAAACGAATATGGCATTGAAGTAACTGAGCGTGTTCCTTTGCTGGTCGGGGTTAACCATCATAACAGCGCTTATTTGGCCACCAAACGTGACCGTATGGGTCATATCTTTAGCGAAGAGCTAGCGCCAGAAGTAGACAATTCTGAGCGTTAG
- the hemF gene encoding oxygen-dependent coproporphyrinogen oxidase, producing the protein MTTSPITQKDTINTTEPSDSKNPTTPPQQPSSETVTATVPTSEHIAQVRAFLLDLQARICEALEAQEVAGGGSATFVPDDWERPEGGGGRSCVLAGGEVLEKAGVMFSHIQVKNLPASATARHPNIAGRQAQALGVSLVVHPKNPHVPTSHANVRLFVAEAEGEAPIWWFGGGFDLTPFYPVLEDCVHWHQVCHDLCAHFGEGVYDDFKQWCDEYFYLRHRDEQRGVGGLFYDDVNPESRGWDFATCFDFMQAVGNGYLAGIIPIFERRRDTPYTDAQREFQLYRRGRYVEYNLVYDRGTLFGLQSNGRIESILVSLPPLTGWQYRYEPEPGTPEFELTDFYLKPRDWLNIAPH; encoded by the coding sequence ATGACCACCTCTCCTATTACCCAAAAAGATACTATTAACACCACTGAGCCTAGTGATTCTAAAAACCCTACGACGCCACCTCAACAACCATCTAGTGAAACCGTAACGGCTACTGTGCCGACCTCTGAGCACATCGCGCAAGTCCGAGCTTTTCTATTGGATTTGCAGGCCCGTATTTGTGAGGCTTTAGAGGCACAAGAGGTGGCTGGCGGTGGCTCAGCGACTTTTGTCCCAGATGATTGGGAGCGTCCAGAGGGCGGCGGTGGTCGCTCTTGTGTGCTAGCCGGTGGCGAAGTCTTAGAAAAAGCGGGCGTGATGTTCAGTCATATCCAAGTCAAAAACCTGCCTGCCTCTGCCACCGCACGCCACCCTAATATTGCCGGTCGCCAAGCTCAAGCCTTGGGCGTCTCGTTAGTGGTGCATCCCAAAAACCCTCACGTTCCGACCAGCCATGCCAACGTGCGCCTGTTCGTCGCAGAAGCAGAAGGGGAAGCGCCTATCTGGTGGTTTGGTGGCGGTTTCGATTTAACGCCTTTCTACCCAGTATTAGAGGATTGCGTGCATTGGCATCAAGTGTGTCATGACCTTTGTGCGCATTTTGGCGAGGGCGTTTACGATGATTTTAAACAGTGGTGCGATGAATATTTCTACCTGCGCCATCGTGATGAGCAGCGCGGCGTAGGCGGCTTATTCTATGATGATGTTAACCCTGAGAGTCGCGGTTGGGACTTCGCGACCTGCTTTGACTTTATGCAGGCGGTCGGTAATGGCTACTTAGCCGGCATTATCCCTATCTTTGAGCGTCGTCGTGATACCCCTTATACCGACGCCCAGCGCGAGTTTCAGCTGTATCGCCGCGGCCGCTATGTCGAATACAACCTGGTGTATGACCGCGGTACTTTGTTTGGCCTGCAAAGCAATGGCCGTATTGAGTCCATCTTAGTGAGTTTACCGCCGCTAACGGGTTGGCAGTACCGCTATGAGCCGGAGCCAGGTACTCCTGAATTTGAGTTGACGGACTTCTATCTAAAACCACGGGATTGGTTAAATATAGCGCCCCATTAA
- a CDS encoding c-type cytochrome translates to MSLLKEISLVKSSRLAALPVLAAALLLGACSSPSNPDVSARQDIMKNYGDAMGVMGDMMKNPDTFDAAKFQEQAAYLADNANSPWKHFQDKEAVGHATDKVWSDADGFRTQAENFQQAATDLNFVAQNANGVADVGAEFKEVGASCKSCHTDYKQKDD, encoded by the coding sequence ATGTCACTTTTAAAAGAGATTTCATTGGTTAAATCGTCGCGCTTAGCGGCCTTACCTGTTTTAGCGGCTGCCCTACTGTTAGGGGCTTGTAGCTCTCCTAGCAACCCTGATGTTAGCGCCCGTCAAGATATTATGAAAAACTACGGCGATGCTATGGGCGTCATGGGCGATATGATGAAAAACCCAGACACTTTTGATGCCGCTAAGTTTCAAGAGCAAGCCGCTTATTTAGCAGACAATGCCAATAGCCCTTGGAAACATTTCCAAGATAAAGAAGCCGTTGGTCATGCTACCGATAAAGTCTGGAGCGATGCCGATGGTTTCCGTACCCAAGCTGAAAACTTCCAACAAGCCGCGACTGACCTAAACTTTGTGGCGCAAAACGCCAATGGCGTAGCCGATGTAGGCGCAGAGTTTAAAGAAGTGGGCGCCTCTTGTAAGTCTTGCCATACTGACTATAAACAAAAAGATGACTAA
- a CDS encoding mechanosensitive ion channel family protein — MAKESLANNAAQKVTEYQSMAASGQQILQDLAARVPYFLVALVVFLLFWGLSAIFKKVVYKLLGKRSRHANLVKVFQRVGGALILFMGFMIAMVIAIPGFTPAKLIGALGIGSVAIGFAFKDIFQNLLSGILLLLSEPFRIGDQIVSGDYEGTVEDIKIRATTIKTFDGRQVVIPNSQLYTSALTVNTAYKQRRLQVAVGIGYEDDIETAKGVILQALDRAETVSRRAEPSVIATGFGDSTIDLTVRWFIDDGTQANKVASIHEVIVEMKKGLDGAGVNMPFPIRTLDLSDASLDKVVNKIAKPAA; from the coding sequence ATGGCGAAGGAGAGCTTGGCGAATAATGCCGCGCAGAAAGTCACTGAGTATCAAAGCATGGCGGCGTCAGGTCAACAAATACTGCAAGATTTGGCAGCACGCGTGCCTTATTTTTTGGTCGCCTTAGTGGTGTTTTTACTCTTTTGGGGACTGTCCGCTATCTTCAAAAAGGTCGTATATAAACTGTTAGGCAAACGCAGCCGGCATGCCAATTTGGTCAAAGTATTTCAACGGGTCGGCGGTGCCTTAATTTTATTTATGGGCTTTATGATTGCGATGGTGATTGCGATACCGGGCTTTACTCCTGCCAAACTTATTGGGGCGTTAGGGATTGGCTCGGTAGCTATCGGCTTTGCCTTTAAAGACATTTTCCAAAATCTACTCTCGGGTATTTTATTGCTCCTATCAGAGCCGTTCCGTATTGGCGATCAGATTGTCTCCGGTGATTATGAAGGCACAGTAGAAGATATCAAAATTCGCGCAACCACCATTAAAACGTTTGACGGTCGCCAAGTAGTGATTCCTAATTCGCAACTGTACACTTCGGCTTTGACAGTTAATACCGCTTATAAGCAGCGACGCTTGCAAGTAGCGGTTGGTATTGGCTATGAAGACGATATCGAAACCGCAAAAGGCGTTATTCTGCAGGCTTTAGATCGGGCCGAAACGGTATCGCGCCGTGCTGAGCCGTCGGTTATTGCCACCGGGTTTGGCGACTCGACTATAGATTTAACGGTTCGTTGGTTTATCGATGATGGTACCCAAGCCAATAAAGTCGCCTCGATTCACGAAGTGATTGTTGAGATGAAAAAAGGCCTAGATGGGGCAGGAGTCAATATGCCTTTCCCAATCCGTACTTTAGACTTAAGCGACGCTTCTTTAGATAAGGTGGTTAATAAAATAGCCAAACCTGCTGCTTAA
- the gloA gene encoding lactoylglutathione lyase, whose product MSQSDNTAPIEQPKVSVSAAGVQALPGQSEGFTFNHTMLRIKDPKRALEFYTGVLGMTLLCVKKFAEMGFDLYFLAKLTAEERESLPTTESDLAIYTFRQRGILELTHNYGTEDKAGFSYHDGNAEPQGFGHICFTVPDLDASVAWFDANEVTFQKRPEDGKMNNIAFIKDPDGYWIEIVEAAKMG is encoded by the coding sequence ATGAGCCAATCAGATAATACTGCCCCTATTGAGCAGCCTAAAGTCAGCGTATCAGCAGCAGGCGTACAAGCGTTACCCGGTCAGAGCGAAGGCTTTACTTTTAACCATACGATGTTGCGGATTAAAGACCCTAAACGCGCGCTAGAATTTTATACTGGTGTACTGGGCATGACTTTATTGTGCGTCAAAAAGTTTGCCGAGATGGGTTTTGACTTGTACTTTTTAGCCAAGTTGACTGCTGAGGAACGTGAGTCACTACCGACTACTGAGAGCGATTTGGCAATCTATACCTTCCGTCAACGCGGTATCCTAGAGCTGACCCACAATTACGGTACTGAAGATAAAGCAGGCTTTAGCTACCATGATGGCAATGCAGAGCCCCAAGGCTTTGGTCATATTTGCTTTACTGTTCCTGATTTAGATGCCTCGGTCGCTTGGTTTGATGCCAACGAAGTCACTTTCCAGAAGCGTCCAGAAGACGGCAAGATGAACAATATTGCCTTTATTAAAGATCCTGATGGCTACTGGATTGAAATCGTTGAAGCAGCGAAAATGGGCTAG
- a CDS encoding carbonic anhydrase: MPQRPRPTTGAEALAMLKAGNQRYVASLTDPDPSMQKRPELISNQDPVAIILGCSDARVPVEIVFDQGLGDLFVIRVAGNVVAPSQIGSVEFAAEKFGTQLVVVLGHSHCGAVTACVEALINPEQYYSPNLQSIVDRIRPSVYNLHELATATGQDVDADELINRSIRANARMSVSQLKHGSRILEDLVSSGQLLIVGAEYDLDTGIVRFLDC, translated from the coding sequence ATGCCGCAACGCCCCCGTCCTACCACCGGTGCCGAAGCTCTAGCCATGCTAAAAGCAGGCAACCAACGTTACGTGGCCAGTTTGACTGACCCTGACCCTAGCATGCAAAAACGCCCTGAGTTGATTAGCAACCAAGACCCAGTCGCCATTATCTTGGGCTGTTCAGATGCTCGCGTACCGGTAGAAATTGTATTTGATCAGGGACTTGGCGATTTATTTGTCATTCGTGTCGCAGGCAATGTAGTAGCGCCATCGCAAATCGGCTCGGTAGAGTTTGCTGCCGAGAAGTTTGGCACGCAATTGGTGGTGGTCTTAGGCCATTCTCATTGCGGCGCAGTCACGGCTTGCGTTGAAGCACTGATTAATCCCGAGCAGTACTATTCGCCCAACCTGCAATCCATCGTCGATCGCATTCGTCCTAGCGTTTATAACCTGCATGAGCTAGCGACCGCCACCGGTCAAGATGTGGATGCCGATGAGCTGATTAACCGCTCTATTCGTGCCAATGCTCGTATGTCTGTCAGCCAGCTTAAACATGGCTCTAGAATACTGGAAGACTTGGTCAGCTCCGGCCAGTTGCTTATCGTAGGTGCCGAGTATGACTTAGATACCGGTATTGTTAGATTTTTAGACTGCTAA
- the potA gene encoding spermidine/putrescine ABC transporter ATP-binding protein PotA gives MTDPLSVSTPEPRLSATDSDVLLRLAGIKKSYDATEVLTDINLDIKHGEFLTLLGPSGCGKTTLLRLIAGFEQPTAGAIYLDGEQMAGLPADKRPVNTVFQQYALFPHMTVAQNVAYGLKLKKVPKDEINTRVSQALQMVQLEHLANRKPQDLSGGQQQRVAIARAVINRPKLLLLDEPLSALDYKLRLQMQSELKRLQRELGITFIFVTHDQEEALSMSDRIAVMKDGRFQQIGTPIEIYETPANLFTAKFIGETNLFQAVVKAVNPEQADLNGKVTNGRIDVEVCETPDGEQWHRNLRRPAFDHKIQVGDTVNLLLRPEDLRIYDINDAAHQGLPGKVVESNYKGSTLDSIIQLHNGHRVKASEFFDEDDPSFDYKMGELVKVSWVDGWEWVLPEEEARGVNGLSSSEGLAATALGSDGS, from the coding sequence ATGACTGACCCGCTTTCTGTCTCTACGCCAGAGCCGCGTTTGAGCGCTACGGATTCTGACGTATTACTGCGCCTCGCCGGTATTAAAAAATCTTATGACGCCACCGAAGTCCTTACAGACATCAACCTAGATATCAAACACGGCGAGTTTTTGACGTTGTTAGGCCCGTCAGGTTGTGGCAAGACCACTTTGCTGCGTCTGATTGCTGGCTTTGAGCAACCCACCGCGGGAGCTATCTATCTAGATGGTGAGCAGATGGCAGGGTTGCCAGCGGACAAGCGCCCTGTAAACACGGTCTTTCAGCAGTATGCGCTATTTCCGCATATGACTGTGGCGCAAAACGTGGCGTATGGGCTGAAACTGAAAAAAGTTCCTAAGGATGAGATTAATACGCGCGTCAGCCAAGCGCTACAGATGGTGCAGCTGGAGCATCTTGCCAATCGCAAACCGCAGGATCTATCTGGTGGTCAGCAACAGCGAGTTGCCATTGCTCGTGCCGTAATTAATCGACCAAAACTGCTGTTACTTGATGAACCTTTATCCGCACTCGATTATAAATTGCGCCTACAGATGCAGTCTGAGCTCAAACGCCTACAGCGTGAGTTGGGCATCACCTTTATCTTCGTCACCCACGACCAAGAAGAGGCGCTGTCCATGTCCGATCGGATTGCCGTTATGAAAGACGGTCGCTTCCAACAAATCGGTACCCCTATCGAAATTTATGAGACCCCAGCCAACCTATTTACCGCCAAGTTTATCGGGGAAACCAACCTGTTTCAGGCAGTAGTCAAAGCGGTAAATCCTGAGCAAGCTGATTTAAACGGCAAGGTGACCAATGGCCGTATCGATGTTGAGGTTTGTGAAACCCCGGATGGTGAGCAGTGGCACCGTAATTTACGTCGACCTGCTTTTGATCATAAGATTCAAGTCGGTGACACCGTAAACTTGCTGCTGCGTCCAGAAGATTTACGCATTTATGATATCAATGATGCCGCCCACCAAGGCCTGCCGGGTAAGGTCGTAGAAAGTAACTATAAAGGCAGTACGCTCGACTCAATTATCCAACTGCACAATGGTCATAGGGTCAAAGCTTCAGAATTCTTTGATGAAGACGACCCTAGCTTTGATTATAAAATGGGCGAATTGGTCAAAGTCTCCTGGGTCGATGGTTGGGAATGGGTATTGCCTGAGGAAGAGGCACGTGGCGTAAATGGTTTGAGTAGTTCAGAGGGCTTAGCGGCTACGGCTCTAGGGAGCGACGGCTCATGA
- the potB gene encoding spermidine/putrescine ABC transporter permease PotB, which translates to MSAKSQARSPFRTATLWLIWTWLIVFALLPNILVIATSFLSRDTVDFISLPVSIDSYRRMVDPLYFDVFVHSLWMAGITTVLCLLFGYPFAWLISKAKPRWQPLLMMMLILPFWTNSLVRTYALKLLFANNGLINKLLLTLGIVDKPLDILYTQGAVIAGLTYLLFPFMVLPLYAVFTDLREDMLLASKDLGASKLQTFWHVVLPLTTPGVISGVLLVLLPAMGMFYVADILGGARNLLVGNVIKNQFLDARDWPFGAAASVLLTLAMAVLLWAYYASSRRIGKTDFNEVA; encoded by the coding sequence ATGAGTGCTAAATCACAAGCCAGAAGCCCCTTTCGTACCGCGACCTTATGGTTGATTTGGACTTGGCTGATCGTCTTTGCCTTGTTGCCCAATATTTTGGTCATCGCTACTAGTTTTCTATCTCGCGATACTGTGGACTTTATTAGCCTGCCCGTATCGATTGATAGCTATCGCCGCATGGTCGACCCGCTGTATTTCGATGTGTTTGTGCATTCGTTATGGATGGCAGGCATCACTACGGTGCTGTGCCTGCTGTTTGGCTATCCCTTTGCTTGGCTAATTTCTAAAGCTAAACCACGCTGGCAGCCTCTACTTATGATGATGCTGATCCTGCCTTTTTGGACCAACTCTTTAGTGCGCACTTATGCGCTTAAATTGTTATTTGCCAATAATGGGTTGATTAACAAGCTGCTATTGACCTTAGGTATCGTTGATAAACCGCTCGATATTCTCTATACCCAAGGCGCGGTTATCGCTGGTCTTACCTATTTGCTGTTCCCATTTATGGTGCTGCCGTTATACGCCGTGTTTACCGATTTGCGCGAAGATATGCTATTGGCTTCGAAAGATTTAGGCGCCTCCAAATTGCAGACCTTTTGGCATGTGGTGTTGCCGTTGACCACACCTGGGGTGATTTCTGGCGTCTTGTTGGTATTGTTGCCGGCAATGGGGATGTTCTATGTCGCCGATATTCTAGGGGGCGCGCGTAACCTACTGGTCGGTAACGTCATCAAGAACCAATTCTTAGACGCTCGGGATTGGCCGTTTGGTGCTGCTGCTAGTGTGCTACTGACGTTAGCGATGGCAGTATTGCTGTGGGCTTACTATGCGAGCAGTCGCCGGATTGGCAAAACTGATTTTAACGAGGTGGCGTAA
- the potC gene encoding spermidine/putrescine ABC transporter permease PotC: MSDINNNSAATPLPAATKKANKAKKSGGGSLGWLGRSYLGFIYALLYLPIIILVIMSFNKSKIGYNWGGFSLKWYESLFNNQAMVDAFLHSIWLGLAAATVSTLIGTLTALALHRYDFRAKGLLNGLLFVLMMSPEIVLAISLLALFLLVGLQLGFVSLLIAHITFCLPFVVITVFARLSSLDERLMEAARDLGASESTMVRTVLIPVIFPAVMAGWLLAFTLSLDDVVVSTFVTGPSYEILPLRIYSMVRVGLKPEVNAIGTLLLGASLILVIISQLLMRKR, translated from the coding sequence ATGTCAGATATTAATAATAATAGCGCCGCTACCCCTCTGCCAGCAGCGACTAAAAAGGCCAATAAAGCTAAAAAATCTGGTGGCGGCTCATTAGGCTGGTTGGGACGCAGCTACTTAGGGTTTATCTATGCCCTATTGTATTTGCCCATTATTATCTTAGTCATCATGTCGTTTAATAAATCGAAGATTGGCTACAATTGGGGCGGTTTTAGCCTTAAATGGTACGAGTCTTTATTTAACAACCAAGCGATGGTCGATGCTTTCTTACATTCGATTTGGCTAGGTTTGGCAGCAGCCACAGTATCTACTTTGATTGGTACCTTGACCGCGTTAGCATTACACCGCTATGACTTTCGGGCGAAAGGGTTGCTCAATGGGCTACTATTCGTCTTGATGATGTCGCCTGAGATTGTGTTGGCGATTTCGCTATTGGCGTTATTTTTATTGGTCGGTTTACAGCTGGGCTTTGTGTCTTTATTAATTGCCCATATTACCTTTTGCCTGCCGTTTGTGGTCATTACTGTCTTCGCCCGCCTGAGCAGCTTGGATGAGCGCTTAATGGAAGCGGCGCGCGACTTGGGCGCTAGTGAATCAACTATGGTGCGTACCGTCTTGATTCCTGTCATTTTCCCTGCCGTAATGGCTGGGTGGTTACTGGCGTTTACCTTGTCATTGGATGATGTGGTGGTCTCGACTTTCGTCACCGGGCCTAGCTATGAAATTTTACCGCTGCGTATTTACTCTATGGTGCGTGTTGGCCTAAAACCGGAGGTGAATGCCATTGGTACCCTATTGTTAGGCGCATCCTTAATTCTAGTTATCATCTCGCAACTGCTGATGCGCAAACGCTAG
- a CDS encoding LysR family transcriptional regulator, with protein MLELRHLKTLTALRAHGSLAAAADELHVTASAVSHQLKELESYYDVSLVNRRTRPLTFTPAGKAVLKLADSVLPQVTRTKANLKRLAHGQAGRLRLASECHSCFDWLMPILNQYRREWSDVELDFATGFEPEPHHLLLEGDIDLLITTSNLPIAGITYQPLFEYESRLVLSPTHPLAEDSATIAPSQLSNETLIAYPVEAKRLDIIAQFMTPAKANFKQIRTTDLTAMLIQLVASERGVAALPDWVVAEYEKKGWVVSRPLGDGVYCQLYAATRTSSQDTAYMQGFASLLEDLVKP; from the coding sequence ATGCTAGAACTTCGTCATCTAAAAACCTTGACCGCCCTGAGAGCGCACGGCTCATTAGCAGCGGCAGCGGATGAGTTGCATGTCACCGCCTCAGCCGTCTCGCATCAACTCAAAGAGCTGGAGAGCTACTATGATGTCAGCCTGGTCAATCGCCGTACCCGCCCCTTAACTTTCACTCCAGCGGGTAAAGCGGTCCTTAAGCTGGCGGACAGTGTGCTGCCCCAAGTGACGCGGACCAAAGCCAATTTAAAGCGCTTAGCGCATGGGCAAGCGGGCAGGTTGCGCCTAGCTTCGGAATGTCACAGCTGTTTTGATTGGTTGATGCCGATCCTAAATCAGTACCGCCGCGAATGGTCGGATGTCGAGCTCGACTTTGCTACCGGGTTTGAGCCCGAGCCGCATCATCTGTTATTAGAAGGAGATATTGACCTGCTGATTACCACCAGTAATTTACCGATTGCCGGCATTACTTATCAGCCGCTGTTTGAATACGAAAGCCGCCTAGTGCTGTCCCCCACCCATCCGTTGGCGGAAGATAGCGCTACGATAGCGCCCAGCCAATTGAGCAACGAGACTTTAATTGCCTATCCGGTAGAGGCCAAACGTTTAGATATCATCGCTCAGTTTATGACCCCGGCAAAAGCCAATTTTAAACAGATACGCACGACGGATTTAACCGCTATGCTGATTCAGTTGGTCGCGAGCGAACGTGGCGTGGCGGCATTACCCGATTGGGTAGTAGCAGAGTATGAGAAAAAAGGTTGGGTCGTTTCGCGCCCTTTAGGCGATGGCGTCTATTGCCAATTGTATGCGGCAACCCGGACTTCGAGTCAAGATACCGCCTATATGCAAGGGTTTGCCAGTTTATTAGAGGACTTGGTTAAGCCCTAA